The Lutibacter sp. A64 genome segment ATAAATTTGCTTGGTTCTCCTAATTGTTCTTCGGAAAGTTTTTCAAAGGGTACTGGGTTGACTTCAATATGAATATCTATTCTATCTAAAAGTGGTCCAGAAATTTTACTTAAATAACGTTGCATTTCAGCAGGTGAAGAGGTTACTGGTGCATCTGGATCGTTAAAATAACCACTTGGACTCGGATTCATACTAGCAACTAACATAAAACTACTTGGGTAAGTAACGGTAAATCTAGCTCTAGAAATTGTAACTTCTCTGTCTTCTAAAGGTTGACGCATTACTTCTAAAACGGTGCGTTTAAATTCTGGTAATTCATCTAAAAACAACACGCCATTATGTGATAAAGAAATTTCACCTGGTTGTGGATATTGGCCTCCACCAACTAAGGCAACATCTGAAATTGTGTGATGCGGAGAGCGAAATGGGCGTTGACACATTAAACCACTATCTTTTATTTTGCCAACTACAGAATGTATTTTTGTTGTTTCTAGAGCTTCTTGTAACGTCATTGGTGGTAAAATGGAAGGTAAGCGTTTGCTTAGCATTGTTTTTCCACTTCCTGGTGGTCCAACAAGTATAATATTATGTCCACCTGCAGCTGCTATTTCCATAGAACGTTTTACAGATTCTTGACCTTTTACATCAGCAAAATCAAATTCTGGATTGTCTAGGCTTTTATAAAATTCGGCACGTGTATCGATTATGGTTTGTTCGAGTTCTTTTTTTTCATCAAAAAAATTAATGACTTCAGTAATGTTTTCAACACCATATACTTGTAAATCACCAACTATTGCAGCTTCTTTAGCGTTTTGTTTTGGTAAAATAAATCCTTTAAAGCCTTCTTCTCGCGCTTTAATTGCTATTGGTAGAGCTCCTTTTATAGGTTGTAAACTTCCGTCTAAAGAAAGTTCTCCCATAATAATATAATCCCCAATTTTTTCGGATTTAATTTGGTTTGAAGCTGCTAAAATACCAATTGCCAAAGTTAGATCGTATGCAGATCCTTCTTTGCGTAAATCGGCAGGAGCCATATTTATGGTTATTTTTTTACCTGGTAATTTGTATTTGTTATTGTTTAAGGCAG includes the following:
- a CDS encoding YifB family Mg chelatase-like AAA ATPase, whose amino-acid sequence is MLVKIFGSAVFGVEATTITVEVNIDKGIGYHLVGLPDNAIKESSYRISAALNNNKYKLPGKKITINMAPADLRKEGSAYDLTLAIGILAASNQIKSEKIGDYIIMGELSLDGSLQPIKGALPIAIKAREEGFKGFILPKQNAKEAAIVGDLQVYGVENITEVINFFDEKKELEQTIIDTRAEFYKSLDNPEFDFADVKGQESVKRSMEIAAAGGHNIILVGPPGSGKTMLSKRLPSILPPMTLQEALETTKIHSVVGKIKDSGLMCQRPFRSPHHTISDVALVGGGQYPQPGEISLSHNGVLFLDELPEFKRTVLEVMRQPLEDREVTISRARFTVTYPSSFMLVASMNPSPSGYFNDPDAPVTSSPAEMQRYLSKISGPLLDRIDIHIEVNPVPFEKLSEEQLGEPSKFIRERVTKAREKQSERFLEIENVHYNAQMSVKQIRKFCKLSEESKNLLKNAMERLNLSARAYDRILKVARTIADLEGVKDISSNHISEAIQYRSLDREGWLG